Genomic DNA from Streptococcus uberis:
GAATCTGTTACCACATCCATCATCCACAACAAATCTTAATAACCCAACGACGACAAGTAAAGTAACCTATAAAAATACTACTAATACGACTAAAGCTGTTAAAGTGATTCAAGATGCAGTTGTTTCTGTAGTTAACTATCAAAAAAATGATTCTTTAAACTCAGCCATGGATATTTTTAGTCAAGGTGATTCATCAACTAAAGAGAATGATGGACTTTCTATTTATAGTGAAGGATCAGGTGTTATATACAAAAAAGATGGTGATTCTGCATATCTGGTAACCAACAACCACGTAATAGACAAAGCTGAAAGAATTGAAATTGTTTTAGCTGATGGTTCAAAAGTTGTTGGGAAATTAATTGGTGCTGACACTTATTCTGACTTGGCTGTTGTAAAAATTTCTTCAGACAAAATTAAGACTGTAGCTCAGTTTGCAGATTCTTCCAAAATAAACATAGGTGAAGTTGCAATTGCAATTGGTAGTCCTCTTGGAACAGAATATGCTAATTCCGTAACTGAAGGAATTGTTTCAAGTTTAAGTAGAACAGTAACTTTAAAAAATGAAGAAGGACAAACTGTTTCAACTAATGCCATTCAAACAGATGCTGCTATTAACCCTGGAAACTCTGGCGGACCTTTAATTAATATTGAAGGACAAATTATTGGAATAAACTCTAGCAAAATCTCACAGTCTAAATCATCTGGAAATGCAGTCGAAGGAATGGGATTTGCAATTCCAGCTAATGACGTTATTAAAA
This window encodes:
- a CDS encoding S1C family serine protease, with product MPVSKFKHFFKYIMIVGLGFIGGALAFFVMNLLPHPSSTTNLNNPTTTSKVTYKNTTNTTKAVKVIQDAVVSVVNYQKNDSLNSAMDIFSQGDSSTKENDGLSIYSEGSGVIYKKDGDSAYLVTNNHVIDKAERIEIVLADGSKVVGKLIGADTYSDLAVVKISSDKIKTVAQFADSSKINIGEVAIAIGSPLGTEYANSVTEGIVSSLSRTVTLKNEEGQTVSTNAIQTDAAINPGNSGGPLINIEGQIIGINSSKISQSKSSGNAVEGMGFAIPANDVIKIINQLESKGEVVRPALGISMVNLSDLSTNALDQLKVPKNVTSGIVVAKVVDNMPASGKLEQYDIITEIDGEEVSSTSDLQSILYGHDINDTVKVTFYRGNDKKSTTIELTKTTKDLEK